One region of Salvia miltiorrhiza cultivar Shanhuang (shh) chromosome 3, IMPLAD_Smil_shh, whole genome shotgun sequence genomic DNA includes:
- the LOC131014651 gene encoding PR5-like receptor kinase, with translation MLLMEMVGLKRYSIGNNGDSSSKYFPYWIYDHFNQGKDIEMGNVDENEITRKVVRKMTIVALWCIQMRPHDRPSMNKVLEMLEGDVESLHIPEYPSQSAQIVVNVDHTGTTYSTDSVSLLHHNDASPSVEITMQE, from the coding sequence ATGTTGCTGATGGAAATGGTGGGCTTAAAGAGATACTCGATTGGAAACAATGGTGATTCTTCTAGCAAGTATTTTCCATATTGGATATACGACCACTTTAATCAAGGCAAGGACATTGAAATGGGAAATGTTGATGAAAATGAGATCACGAGGAAAGTTGTTCGAAAGATGACAATAGTTGCATTATGGTGCATACAGATGAGGCCACATGATCGTCCATCAATGAATAAAGTGTTGGAAATGTTGGAAGGAGATGTTGAGAGTTTGCATATTCCTGAGTACCCGTCTCAGTCTGCTCAGATTGTAGTAAATGTGGATCACACAGGAACTACATATTCGACTGATTCGGTATCATTGCTACATCATAATGATGCTTCGCCCAGTGTCGAGATCACTATGCAAGAGTGA